The DNA segment TACTGTACTTCAAGTTGGAGCGTTTAATGCTTCTACTGTTACTCAGTTAGGAATTGCAAACGGTTCTTCAGTAACTCAGTTAGGTATTGCAAACACATCTGATGTTGACCAGACAGGAGCTTTTAACGCATCTGATGTTGATCAGTTAGGAATTGCAAACGACTCTGATGTTGACCAAATTGGTATTGCAAACGATTCTGATGTTGATCAAACTGGAGCGTTTAACTCTTCTACTGTAGGGCAGTTGGGTATCGGTAACCAATCTGATGTAACTCAAACTGGTCTTGGAAACAACTCTACTGTAACTCAAATAGGAATTGCAAACAATTCTGATGTTGACCAAACAGGACTTGGAAATGGATCTAGCGTTCTACAATTAGGAATTGGTAACCAATCTGATGTTGATCAAATAGGAGCTTTTAACGGTTCTGCTGTTAATCAATTAGGTATTGCAAATAACTCTACTGTAGGTCAGTTAGGTATTGCAAATACTTCATTAGTAAACCAAGCTGGAATAGCAAATGGTTCTATAGTTGGACAATTAGGAATTGCTAACGATTCAGAAGTAAACCAATTAGGATTGGCTAACGGTAGCCTTGTATTACAAGCAGGTGTATTAAACACATCTCTTGTTAACCAAGCTGGTGCTTTAAACGGTAGCATTGTATTACAAAGCGGGTTAGGACACAACAGTGTTGTTAACCAATTAGGTGTAGCTAATGGATCATTGGTTGTTCAAAGCAACTAAGATATAGTTTAGTATAAACATATATCTTTTGAAATATTAAAAAGCATGGGGGCATTTTAAAAATGCCCTTATGCTTAATTAAAAGACAATAAATTCTTATATTTACTTAAAGAATTGTTGTTTTATAACAATAAAAAGCAATAGAGATGAAAAATTTAACTAAAATACTGTTTGTACTAGTGTTTTCATTTTTTAGTATTGCTACTGCATTCTCCCAAACTTACTCGAAGGAAAACCAAAATGCTATTGAAAACCTTCAAAATAAAGCTGTTCAGCTTAACTATATATCTTCCCAACAATCACAAATTAACGCTACAAGGAGTACAGTAGCAACTGCTAATAATGTATTTGTACAACAAGTCGGAAACTATAACAGAATAGTTTCAAATACAAAATCTGATAGAAGTGATATCAATCTTTTTCAGAATGGAAACAACAATGATATTTTTTTGAAAATCAATGCCGGTACTATTAATGAAAAAGTAGTGCAAAATGGCAATAACCATAGCTTTATAGATTTTAGCCCTTTACGTTCAAATGTTCACGAAGGACAGATTTTACAAACGGGCAATGGTCAAAACTTAAGGTGGTATGGATCTAATTCCCTTTCAGAAAAGCTAAAAGTATCAATGAAAGGAAATGGGCAAACCCTTACTATCCGTAATTTTAATTAAACATGTTTTGTATAGTGCACACATACAGCATACTAATGCTTATGTTGCTATGTTCAATAAATGCTTTTTCTCAATTTTATAATAAAGAGGTAGAAGCTAAAATTGAAACAGTGACTAATACAGAGTTTATTGAGATTTCCGGTACTGCTTTAAATAAGACCAATGTAGATCAAAGTCTTCGTTATGAGTTGTCTGTTTTCAAAAAAAGTTTGACTAGTAACTCGAAAACTAAGCAAAGTGGCAGGTTTGTTTTAAAAGCAGGTGAAAAGAAAGATTTGTCTAAAACCACTATAAATGCAAAAGAAAAAGATGAAATAATACTTTTACTTTTAATTTATGATATTCAAGATAACTTAATAGGTAAAGATCGAATTGTTTTTAACGATAAAAAGCCTGACACTAAAATCATTGCTGAGAAAATAGATATTGAAACAGATAAAGCTGAAAGTGTTGATGGTGATGTTAATAGAACCAGTTATGGAATTGAATTAAAAGGAATTGTCGTAGAAGAAACTAAAACCAAACCAGGACGCGATTTTTTTAAAATGTTTTCTTCAAAATATAATTTTTATAAAATAAATGGAGAAAAAGTAGTCACTGTTAGCGAAGTCTTGGCATTAGGTATTAATACCAAAATAGAAATTGAAGTTGGTGATAAAGTGGTTTTGGAGTTTTTTCTTAGCCCCAGAAATGAGTACTTAAAGACCATGGCAGATCAAGCCATAAACGTGGTAAATAGATATTTTATAAATTTACGTAACGATAAAGAACAAATAAACAGATATTAACAACCTAAAAAATGAAAAATTTTATACCCCTTATTATTTTTTTAATAGCAACTGCTTCTTATGGACAACAACTTGTTTACAAGCCTGTAAACCCTAATTTTGGTGGAGACCCTTTCAATTACCAAATGTTGTTGAGCTCTGCGGATGCCCAAAACACTTTTAAAGATCCATCTTTACAAGAAGATGAACAGTCTGAACTTGATGCATTTAAAGAAAGTTTAAATAGACAATTATTAGATCAGATTTCTAGTCAATTGCTTATTGAGCAACTTGGTGACGATGTTTTAGCTCCAGGAACCTCAAATTTTGGAAGCTTAGAGTTAGAAGTGTATGAGTCTTCTGAAGGATTAGTAAT comes from the Marixanthomonas ophiurae genome and includes:
- a CDS encoding curli production assembly/transport component CsgF; the encoded protein is MKNFIPLIIFLIATASYGQQLVYKPVNPNFGGDPFNYQMLLSSADAQNTFKDPSLQEDEQSELDAFKESLNRQLLDQISSQLLIEQLGDDVLAPGTSNFGSLELEVYESSEGLVINILDTSNGDQTQIVVPTN
- the csgH gene encoding curli-like amyloid fiber formation chaperone CsgH, with translation MLLCSINAFSQFYNKEVEAKIETVTNTEFIEISGTALNKTNVDQSLRYELSVFKKSLTSNSKTKQSGRFVLKAGEKKDLSKTTINAKEKDEIILLLLIYDIQDNLIGKDRIVFNDKKPDTKIIAEKIDIETDKAESVDGDVNRTSYGIELKGIVVEETKTKPGRDFFKMFSSKYNFYKINGEKVVTVSEVLALGINTKIEIEVGDKVVLEFFLSPRNEYLKTMADQAINVVNRYFINLRNDKEQINRY